The Chitinivibrio alkaliphilus ACht1 genome window below encodes:
- the pseC gene encoding UDP-4-amino-4,6-dideoxy-N-acetyl-beta-L-altrosamine transaminase encodes MKILPYGKHEITPDDITAVSEVLRSDFLTQGPQVEAFEKAFAEYVQAPYAVAVCNATAALHLAYTVGNTRPNTRALTTPLTFAASANAARYCGATVDFVDIDPDTLCIDLAQAEERICSAPQGTYSALTVVDLAGYPVQTEQLYNECRRRNIFLIEDACHAPGAFFHTAQEERIYSGSCRFSDTAVFSFHPVKHIAAGEGGMITTARKDIYDKLCLLRTHGITKKSHALQEHHGPWYYEMHELGYNYRLSDIHAALGRSQLNRAVQALKQRRTLAQRYTKAFTQNDIIIPPANTTHGHAFHLYPIRLKNRDEVYAALRKKGIYAQVHYIPLHLMPYYKRFGFKRGMFPHCEQYYAECLSLPLYPSLTAEEQDYVIEQVCTYARS; translated from the coding sequence ATGAAAATACTGCCCTATGGAAAACATGAAATTACCCCTGATGATATTACAGCAGTTTCAGAGGTGCTCCGTTCTGACTTTCTTACCCAAGGACCGCAGGTTGAAGCCTTTGAAAAAGCCTTTGCGGAATACGTACAGGCGCCATACGCTGTAGCAGTATGTAATGCAACCGCCGCACTCCATCTTGCCTATACCGTGGGAAACACCCGTCCCAACACACGAGCTCTCACCACGCCCCTTACCTTTGCCGCGTCGGCAAATGCGGCACGCTACTGTGGTGCCACGGTTGATTTTGTTGATATCGATCCCGACACTCTCTGTATAGACCTTGCACAGGCAGAAGAGAGGATATGCTCTGCCCCCCAAGGTACATACTCAGCCCTGACGGTGGTTGACCTGGCTGGATATCCCGTGCAGACAGAACAACTCTACAATGAATGTCGTCGTCGGAATATCTTTCTTATTGAAGATGCATGCCATGCCCCGGGAGCATTTTTTCACACAGCACAAGAAGAACGAATATACAGCGGAAGCTGTCGCTTTAGTGATACGGCAGTATTTTCGTTTCACCCGGTAAAACATATTGCCGCTGGTGAAGGAGGCATGATTACCACCGCACGAAAGGACATCTACGATAAACTCTGCCTATTACGTACACACGGTATTACAAAAAAGTCTCATGCCTTACAGGAGCACCATGGTCCGTGGTATTATGAAATGCACGAGCTTGGATACAATTATCGTCTCAGTGATATACACGCAGCTCTCGGCAGAAGCCAGTTAAACCGTGCCGTCCAAGCCCTCAAACAGCGACGTACCCTCGCTCAAAGGTATACCAAGGCCTTCACCCAGAATGACATTATAATACCTCCGGCAAATACCACCCATGGGCACGCCTTTCATCTTTACCCCATTCGCCTTAAAAACCGTGATGAGGTGTATGCAGCACTTCGGAAAAAAGGGATATATGCGCAAGTTCACTATATACCCCTCCATCTTATGCCCTATTACAAGCGTTTCGGGTTTAAAAGAGGTATGTTTCCCCACTGCGAACAATATTACGCTGAATGTCTCTCTCTTCCTCTGTATCCAAGCTTAACGGCGGAGGAACAAGACTATGTAATCGAGCAGGTCTGTACCTATGCACGATCGTGA
- a CDS encoding GNAT family N-acetyltransferase produces the protein MSVRIVPLSLCAPREIRMVFMWRSNPFVSQQMGYDEPLTFTDHMRHVAWVRHRDDVFCYLVYQKGIPQGVISLYIQKNSVAEAGVYKNPDLQKQGGVGFFLMQLLMDEAERRLVQRLVLRVLVTNRTAQKLYEKCGFVPFQRDDTEILYIRTMCGVSHDRA, from the coding sequence ATGTCTGTACGAATAGTACCACTCTCACTTTGTGCCCCTCGGGAGATTCGTATGGTGTTTATGTGGCGGAGCAACCCCTTTGTTTCTCAACAGATGGGCTACGATGAACCGCTTACATTTACAGACCATATGCGTCATGTTGCCTGGGTGCGGCATCGGGATGATGTTTTCTGTTATCTTGTGTATCAAAAGGGTATTCCCCAAGGGGTTATTTCCCTGTATATTCAAAAAAACAGCGTTGCCGAAGCAGGGGTGTATAAAAATCCTGATTTACAAAAGCAGGGAGGTGTTGGTTTCTTCCTTATGCAACTCCTTATGGATGAAGCAGAAAGACGTTTGGTACAACGACTCGTTTTGCGAGTATTGGTGACAAACCGAACGGCCCAGAAACTCTATGAAAAATGCGGCTTTGTGCCGTTTCAAAGAGATGATACGGAAATTCTCTATATTCGTACTATGTGTGGCGTATCTCACGATCGTGCATAG